The genomic segment AGGTTGTGGATTTCCGCTTTCACTGGCCAGTATTCGCCGTGGATTTTGACGGATTCGGCACCGCTCACCAGCGCATCGCCACGGGTACCCGGCGCCTGGAAGCCGGCGAACACCACGCTGTTGCGGGGATTAGGCAACAGGGTTTTCAGGTGGTGCAGCACGCGGCCGCCGGAGGCCATGCCACTGGCAGACACGATCACGCAGGGGTAGCGCACGGCGTCCAGCTCGATGGATTCCTCAACCGTGCGGACAAATTCGGTTTTTTCATCCATCAGCTCGCACTGGGCGCGGTTTAGTTTGTGTTCTTTGTGATGCTGGCAAAATATTTCTGTGGCTTTGATGGCCATCGGGCTGTTCAGGTACACCGGCAGTTTCGGGATTTTGCCCTGCCCCATGAGTTTGTGAATCACGTACAGGAGCATCTGGGCGCGGCCCACCGCAAACGCGGGCATTAACACGATGCCTCCCCGGCCGGAGGTTTTGGTGATGATCTCGGCCAGGTCGCCTTCGGGGTCTGACTCTCCATGAGTCCGGTCGCCGTAAGTGGATTCGCACACCAGAACGTCCGCATGCTGCAACGGCTCGGGTGGTCGCATAATGAGATCGTTCTGGCGCCCTACATCACCGCTGAACACCACCGTGCGGGCGGCGCCTTTGTGGTGAACATGCACGCAGGATGAACCCAGGATGTGCCCCGCCGGAGTGAAGCTCACCTCAAAGCCTTTCACGGGCTCGAACTTCTCGTGGTAGTGCAGAGACTCAAAGTGTTTCAGGGCTTCCCGGGCGTCTTTTTCGGTGAACAGCGGCTCGGGTTTTTCGTGTTTGGAGAATTTCTTCCGGAACGCGTACTTGGCGTCTTCTTCCTGCAGGAAGCCGGCATCTGGCAGCAGCACTTTGCACAACTCGTGGGTGGCTTTGGTGCAGTAGATCCTGCCCTTGAAGCCGTTTTTTACAAGTGCTGGCAGGTAGCCGGAGTGATCAATGTGGGCGTGAGTGAGCACTACAGCATCGATGGTTGAGGGGTCCACCGGAAACGTCGCCCAGTTTCGCCGCCGCAAGGTTTTTACCCCCTGATACATGCCGCAATCCACCAGCAAGCGGTGGTTTTCATCCGAGAGTAAATAGCGTGAACCAGTGACGGTGCCTGTGCCGCCGAGGAAGCGAAGTTTCATAGGCCTGTAAATCCTTGTCCGGTGGATAATAATTTCAGCTTAGCGCAAAAATACTACCGGGTCTGTCCCTGGGGTCTGTCCCCGAACGGGGACTGACCCACTTTTGCCCGTCTGTTGCACTAAGCCAGAGCCAATGGGTTCCAAAATGGGTCAGTCCCCGTTCGGGGACTGCCCCCTGGGAGACGGGCCGCGGTAAAAGTGGGTCAGTCCCGGTTCGGGGACAGACCCTTTAAAGGCCTTGCAGATAGGCGGCAAGGGCCTGGATATCTGTTTCAGATAACACAGCGGAAATACCAATCATTGGGGACGTATGCTTTGTTGGGTCCATGCCCTGGAAGCGTTTCAGCGCCAGAGTGACGTATTCCGCAGGCTGGCTGGCCAGGCGAGGCATGTCGCGGAAGCCTTCGGCGGTTTTGCCGTGGCAGGCGGCGCAGCGCTGATCGTAGAACTGCCCTCCCTTTTCGGCAAGCCTGGGATCGGCGCCTTGGCGGGGCTGGGCTTTCTGTTCGCTGTAAAACACGGCGATATTGATGCGCTCTTCGACGGTGAGCGTTTTCGCCAGCTGAGACATTACGTAATCCTCACGGGCACCGCTGCCGAATTTCTCGAACTGCTCAAACAGATACAAAGGGTGCTGGCCTGCCAGGTTGGGAATGTAGTCGCGTTTACTGTTGCCGTCGCGGCCATGGCAATAGCCACAGAAGCGGATGCGTTCTTCGCCGGCATCGTAGCTGGCTTGCCGGCGCTCATCGTCGGCGACAATGTCTTCCAGTTGGGCCAAGGCGCTGTAGACGGAGGAGGCGCCGGCCAAGGGTGTGAGTGCCAGTAAAGCGATAAAAAGCAGGAATTGAATTGAGCGGTTTTGCATTCGTATTGCCCAGATGAATTTTGATGGGCAAAGGATAACGACGGGGCTGCGGTGTGATCTTGCGAAAGATCAATTAAATGGGAGTTTGGGGACAGACCCTAAACAGCCCCCTTAAACCCCTTACCCACCAAATAAACCTCCCGCGAGCGGGCTCTTGAGGAGTCGGGTTTTCTGACGACGACCTTGGTGAAGACATCGCGCATGGCTTTAACGTAGTCGTCGTAACCCTCACCATGGAAGACTTTGGCGACGAAGCTGCCTTTGGGCTTGAGGATCTGGCAGGCCATGTCCAGAGCCAGTTCCACCAGGTACATGGAGGCAGCCTGGTCGGCGGCGTTGACGCCGCTGATGTTGGGGGCCATGTCTGAGATGACCACATCGGCCCTGGCGCCATCCAGAATCGCCATAATCTGGTCAAAAACTTCCTGCTCGGTGAAGTCACCCTGGATGAATTCAACGCCGGCGATGGGGTCCATATGCAGGATGTCGGAGGCCACGACCCGGCCTTTGTGGCCAACCAGTTTGGCCGCCACCTGGGACCAGCCGCCGGGCGCGGAGCCCAGGTCCACCACCAGATTGGTAGGCTGGATTAGCCGGTCTTTTTCGTTGATTTCCAGCAGTTTGTAACTGGCACGGGAACGGTAACCGTCCTGTTGCGCTTGTTTCACAAAGGGGTCGTTAACGTGCTCTTCGAGCCAGCGGTTACTGCTTTTGGAACGGGCCATGGTTTGCTATCTGCGTTAATGCGGAAAAAGGGCATTGTACGCTGCCACCGGCGTTGCCGCAAAAGCACCGGCGCCTGACAAGTACCCATCTCCAAAGTACAATGGCGGCCATTCTGACTTTCATTCCAACCCTAATCCGCCGGGCAGTCGCCGGGCGGCCTGGACACACCATGATTCGCGTTACCGAACTGGCTTTACCCCTTGACCACCCCGAGGCTGCCCTGAAAGCGGCGCTGCTGCATCGCCTGAAACTGAAGAACGATGAGCTGCTGGAGTTCACCGTCTTCAAACGCAGCTACGACGCCCGCAAGAAGAACACCGAAATCAAGTTTGTTTACATCATTGATCTCGAAGTAAAAGACGAGGCTGCCGTGCTGGCCCGTTTCGCCGACGACACCCACGTTCGCCCGGCGCCGGATACCGCCTATTACCCGGTAGCCCAGGCGCCTGCTGGTTTGGAACAGCGGCCGGTTGTGGTCGGGCTTGGCCCCTGCGGTTTGTTTGCGGCTTTGTTGCTGGCGCAGATGGGTTTCAAGCCGATTGTGTTGGAGCGGGGCAAAGATGTACGCCGGCGCACCAAAGACACCTGGGCACTTTGGCGTAAAAAGCAGCTGTCGCCGGAATCCAATGTGCAGTTTGGTGAGGGCGGTGCCGGGCTGTTCTCTGATGGCAAACTGTACAGCCAGATCAAAGATCCCAAGTTTTACGGCCGCAAAGTGATGGCGGAGTTCGTGAAAGCCGGCGCGCCGGAAGAAATCCTGTACGTGAGCAAGCCCCATATCGGCACCTTCCGGCTGACCGGCGTGGTGTCCAAAATGCGTGAAGAGATCATTCGCCTGGGTGGCGAGATTCGCTTCGAACAGAAAGTCACCGACCTGCTGGTGGACAATGGCCAGGTAAAAGGAGTGGAACTGGCCAGTGGCGAGCAGCTGATGAGCCGGCACGTGGTGATGGCCCTCGGCCACAGCGCCCGTGAGACGTTCCGCATGCTGCACCAACGCGGCGTATTTCTGGAAGCCAAGCCGTTCGCCATCGGGTTTCGGATTGAGCATCCGCAAGGCCTCATCGACCAGGCCCGGCTGGGCAAATACGCCGGCCACCCGGCACTGGGCGCAGCGGATTACAAGCTGGTGTACCACGCCAGCAACGGTCGTGCGGTGTACAGCTTCTGCATGTGTCCCGGCGGCACCGTGGTAGCGGCCACTTCGGAACCGGGGCGAGTGGTTACCAACGGCATGAGCCAGTATTCCCGGAACGAACGTAACGCCAACTCCGGTATTGTGGTGAACATTGACCCAAACAAAGACTTCCCGGGTGGCCCGCTGGCCGGCGTTGAACTGCAGGAGCAACTGGAAGCCAACGCCTACAAACTGGGCGGCAGCGATTACTGCGCACCTGGGCAACTGGTGGGGGATTTCATCGCGGGTAAGCCGTCTGAAAAACTCGGCGAGGTGGTTCCGTCCTACAAACCCGGTATTCGATTAGGCGACTTGGCGCCTTCCCTGCCCGCCTATGCCATTGACGCCATTCGTGAAGCCCTGCCCGCCTTCGGCCGGCAGATTCGCGGTTTCGACCGGGCCGATGCGGTGTTGACCGGCATTGAAACCCGCACCTCCTCCCCCGTGCGCATCACCCGCGACCGAGACACCCTGCAAAGCCTGAACACCCGCGGCTTGTACCCGGCCGGAGAAGGCGCAGGTTACGCTGGCGGTATCTTGTCTGCCGGGGTGGATGGCATCAAAGTGGCCGAAGCGGTGGCCAAAGCCATGATGGCTGAGCTGGACACCGCCGGGAGCAATCCATCGTGAAGCTGGACGACATCAAGAAACTGCACCAGAAGAAATACCGCCAGGCCTTCGGACATTTTCTGGTGGAGGGTGAGCATCTGGTGTTGGAGCTGGAGAAGGCTTGTGGACAGGCACCATCTACCTGGGGGCAAGCGCAGCTCTATGTCACCAGCGCCTACGAACACTGGCGCAGCCCCTGGCCGAAACACCTGATCAGCGACCGGCAGATGGCCCTACTGGCCGACACCAAAACGCCTCAAGGTATCCTGGCGGTGGTACCAATGCCGCCGGCGTCAACGGAAAGCACCGCCCCCGGCGAAAAAGCCGTTTACCTGCACGAAGTCCAGGACCCCGGCAACCTGGGCACCATCTTGCGCACCCTGGCCTGGTTCGGGGGCATGCGCTGCCTGCTCAGCCCTGGCAGCGTAGATCCGTTCAACCCGAAAGTGGTCCGCGCCAGCATGGGCGCGATTTTTCACGTGCCGATCGAAACCGAGGTGTCATTGGATTCCCTCGCCCGGCGCTATCCCCGCATCGCCTGCCTGGACATTGGCGGCGAAGCCATCGCCACGCCGGCTTTCGCAGACCACGACTGTTACCTGTTCGGCAACGAAGCCCGAGGTGTGCCGCAGGAAGCTTTGAATGAACTGGCCGCCCAGCGTTTCACCATTCCCGGAGCGGCGAAGATCGAATCCCTGAATCTGGCGTCTGCGGTAAACATGGCGGTTTATGAGCTGAACCGGGGCACCATCGCCAACGTTGCATCCCCCTTCAAGGCAAACCAATGATTCGTAAATACGTGATCGGAACCCTTTCCCTCGGAGTATTCCTCGCCTTCATCCTGGCCATGGTGCTGATGGTGCAACTGCACCGCTACGGCATCGCCGTGGACGTCGCCCGCCTCGAAAACCTGCAAACCTGGGCCGGCGACGACGAACAGCGACAGGCGCAGATGCAGAGATACTTCGAACATTGCATCGACAACCACCGAGACCCGGAAGACAAACGCAGCCCGGAGCATATTCGCTCTTTGTACCAATGCGCAGAAGACCATGGCTCCGCCGAGATCGCCCAGGTAGTCCGGCAAGCGCCCAACACCGTAAAGGCCCCGGCACCCCTGCGCTGGTTCTGGTAATCCAGGTTGGGGTCAGACCCCAGAACATTTGATGGGGTGAAATGTCTTGGGGTCTGACCCCATGCTATTCTGACGGGTACGCGAGATAGAGCGTCAGAATGAGCGCGCCGGCACACGTTAACTGACTGGTTCGCTCGGCCATGAAGTATCTTAATTTTCAACATTGCTACTTGGCCGATGAATCAGCCATACCAGGCGGTAATGGAATCGAACCTTCTCTGACATGCTGATAGGTTATGTCCTCGTACCACGCAGGATTACCCTCAACAACTTCGGCGACAACGTTTTCTGCCAGAGGTATGTGAAAGTCGTGGCTGCGGTCGTAATTGCAGGTGTTACAGAACGCCTCCCACCAGGCAAGCGCTTCTCCCTTACCCGAAAACCCAACAATCAGAGTATGACTATAGTCCTCAAGCGGGTAGTCCCGATACCACTGGCGTAAATTGCCATCGAGGTCATCGGGTAGCGAGAAAGTGACTTCATAGAACGTTTGGGTTCGGAAAGAAAACCAGCGGGCCTGCACGGTTCTAGGGGCAGGTTTAGGACTTATCCCCACGACGCCCCCTCCCGGGGGGATATGGTCATAACCACCACGCAGTGACCCGCCACGAGCGCTCCATATTTCATCGAAGGAAATATCTTCTACCCAAACTGGCCATCCCTGCGGCCCACCCGCAACAGAAACGGCAAAGTCGTACTCGCGGGGCTCGGAGGAACAGGCCGAAGCAAAGATCGGTAGCAGGATGATGAAGATTGCTCCAACAGCCGGGCCCTTACACATGCACCTCTCCTGTCTCCTTGTCCATGGAATGGCTACCACGGCGACGGCATACTTCCCTCATCAATCAACTCCTGAGTTTGCAATCGATAGCCGCTCGGATCCCCTTCAACCACTTCGGCCTGGACGTCTTCGATCAGCGGGGTGTTGAAATCGTGACTGCGATCATAGTTGCAGGCATTACAGAAAGCCTCCCACCAAGCCAGCGCCTCGCCCTTACCGGAAAATCCGATAATCAAGGTATGGATATACTCGTCACGTGGGTAGTCCCGAAACCACTTACGCAACTGGTCATCAAGATCCTCCGGCAGCGATAGGGTAACTTCATAGAATGTCTGGGTGCGGTAGGAGAACCAACGGGCATGCACGGTGCTGGGGGCAGGCTTGGGGCCCAATATGGCCACACCACCCATTGGAGGGAGTTGATCGAAACCATGTTCAATTCCCCCAGCCGGTACCCTCCAAGATTGATCAACTATTACTTCGTCAACCCACACAGGCCACCCTTCGGGGCCTCCCGCCACAGACACGGCAAAGTCATATTCCCGAGGTTCCGAGGAGCAAGCTGTTACCAAGACCAGCAATAGAAATGAAAAGGCTACCCTTGCCGTAATGTTATTGCGCATGAGCAACTCCTTTGCTGAGCGGGGTTATGGCCTTAGTTGGCCGGTTGAAAAACACTGTTCGATTACCAGAGGGGTCCGGCTCCAGACCAAGCCGGTAGATGCTGTCAGAGGTGTGGATATATCCACCCAGGTAATCTCTTGACGCATCAAGTAATCCCCCACTTGTATGCCAACTGCTCAGAGCGGCCTGCAAGTCTTGAGGGATTTGGAAGTCCTTGTTGTTGGTATTCATCTGCCTGAGTGGCACGTCGCTCTGCAACGCGAATTCGTACATCCGATGCAGGTTATAGATAGCCAACTCCTTACGGGTATGCCTACGCTCCTGCACGTGGATATCTCCATTTGGCTGCGGCACCGCCACCACAGCCCGGCCTGGGCGCGCGTACTTCGCCTCAAGTTGCGGAATGGCTGTGCGTTGAGTATGGCCGCCGTCCGCAAGACCCGAGTGGATGCCCAGAACGATCTTCTCAATATTCTCGAAGCCCTTGTCTGGATTTTCATAACCGCCGCCCACATCGGAATGGGCACCCGGTACGGCTATTTCCTTAAAGTGGGATGGCCCATTGCCATCTGCATCGAGAATACTACTGAGTGGGAAATTCTTGCGGATCTCATGATGGGCCGTAAGGTGCACCACCCGTTCGGCACTGCTGGGCGAAAGATTCAGGTTAAAGTCGATGTTGGCGTTGTCTCCGGGCAGGTAAAAACTACCCACAGTGTCAAACAGGCCGACGAAATTTACCCGGGCCTTCACACCAGGAGGGAAAGCCGATACCGATTTGACCCCCAGCATCGGCGCAAACAAAGAGGCGCCCTTAAACTGGGGCAGCAGGACCGTTTCAGGTTGTTCATTGATCAGATTGACAAAATGCCGGGCCAGGGCCGCGCCACGGCTGAAGCCGAATACATCGAAGACTACTTCGTCGTAATCCCCGGAAAATATATCTCTTCGCATTCGTTCAAGTGCATAGCCTATTCTGTCATGCCCCCCTTCCGGCCCGATGCCCAATCCCAAACCCATCAGGTCGTCCTGGGACTCAAATCCATCCGGAGTGTGCTTGCCATCAATGGTACCCGGCCCACGAACATAGACCCTCCGGATATTAGTCGTCTCCCTGTAAAGGTCATACAACTTCGCCACATTCGTCACATCGCGGTTCGCCAGGATCTGGTCATGGCCTCGATGGTTGCCAGTGCCATCAAAAAACAGCCCCAGGCGAAGGGTTTTGCCAGACTCATCAATATCCTTGCTGGCCTGAGAAGGGGTTGCGGCTGAGCCAGCCCCTCCACCATCGTGGCTGGACGTGCTATTGCGCAGCTGCGCGCCGGAAGAGGCCTGTGTGCCGTTTGAGCGTGTTTCTGCTGTACTGGATTCTGAGCTCAAAGGCGCAGAGTGAGAATTTGCCCCCGAAACACCAGAGAATGGCAATGGCGCATGGGTATCGCCTACCACCACGCTACTGCTGCCAATGGTGACTCCACCACAGGAAATCGCACCACCGTTTGTAGCAACGGGTAACCCGTTAATGAAAACCGTGCTTGAACCGGAAGCAATAGTACGCGGATGAGGGGAATGCTTGGGTTTGGAGTGCGGGGCAAGTTGGTCACCTACCCGAGCGACGGGCTTGCCGTCGATGAATACATCCGGGGAACTATTGATTACCGGGGTGGGCGGGAAACCCTCGTGGTCGGTACCTAGATCCCCCAACAGCACAACTTTCTTGCCGCTCATGGCTTTGCTCCTTGCTTCTTCCTTGATACCCGAATAATCCCGGGGTTCCTTGACGGGCAATCCTGCCCTTATACAAACTCTATTCTGACCGCATGCGCTCCTTATGCAGCGACGCAGAGTGTATCAGCATGACTCGGCCTGGCGGAAGTATCACCCGGCTTGATCCTGACCGGCAACGGAATATTAAGCCCCCATCATTCTCCCATGATTCGCGCGGCCCGTTCATCCATGCAGCTTCGGACAAACGTTTTCACGACGTCCTGGTCCCCAGATTTATAAAAATCTACCATGAAGAACTTCGGGATTTCCCGTGAAGTTGGGGTCAGACCCCGGAACATTTCAGGTCACCAAATGTCTTGGGGTCTGACCCCAAATTTAAACGGGAGCTGTTCGTTATGGTACGCCTCTTTCTTCTTGCCCTCTCCATGGCCGCAAGCGCTGGTCTCTCGACACCGGCCGCAGCTGATGAAACACGTGACTGGACGCTAACGGTCGAAACCGGGCCCGTCTGGCTTTCCCGCAACGATGTGCAGATACCGAACGACAGCTCAGGAGATCGCTTTGACCTCCTGAAACTGACCGGACAGGGAGCCGACCCGTATTTCCGGGTGCATTTGGCCTACCAGCTATCTGACAAGCATTCCGTCAGTCTTCTTTATGCCCCATTACGCACTTATGGCCATGGCACGCTGCCCAGCGATGTGCGCTTTGCTGGGGAAACGTTTGAAGCAGGAGGCAGCGTAAAAGGCGTTTATAAATTCAACACCTACCGGCTCGGCTGGCGCTATCACTGGCCAGAGCATGGCGACTGGAAACTAAGCGCCGGGGCCACGCTGCTGGTCCGCGATGCCAATGTTCGACTCAGCCAGGGCACCACAAGCGCCGATGACCCAGACCTTGGCGTAGTCCCACTGCTGTCTTTTCAGGCCCGACGGGCTTTTGCTCAACGCTGGGCTCTAGAGTTTGACGTGGAGGGCCTTGGCGCGCCCCAGGGCCGGGCGATTGATGCCGCCGTGGCCGTAACCTATCAACTGTCGCCGCAGCTGGAAGGCCGGCTCGGCTACCGAACTCTGGAAGGCGGAGCAGATAACGACACCGTCTACACCTTTGCCTGGGCCCACTATGGCTTGCTTGGATTGGGTACCGCTTCTAGGCGCGCGGCTGGCCACCACGATTTGGGGTCAGACCCCAGAACATTTGATGGGGTGAAATGTCTTGGGGTCTGACCCCAAATTATCAGCCGTGGTATCCTTGCCGCCCTGTTTCCAGTACATCCGTTCATCTGCAACTAGTTTAGGTTTTCTTATGCGAATGATTATTCGAGCTTTTTTCCGCCTGCTGCGGCTGGTTCTCACGCCATTTATGTTGCTTTCAGAGAAACTCAGTACACCGAAGGCCATCAG from the Marinobacter sp. LQ44 genome contains:
- the rlmE gene encoding 23S rRNA (uridine(2552)-2'-O)-methyltransferase RlmE — protein: MARSKSSNRWLEEHVNDPFVKQAQQDGYRSRASYKLLEINEKDRLIQPTNLVVDLGSAPGGWSQVAAKLVGHKGRVVASDILHMDPIAGVEFIQGDFTEQEVFDQIMAILDGARADVVISDMAPNISGVNAADQAASMYLVELALDMACQILKPKGSFVAKVFHGEGYDDYVKAMRDVFTKVVVRKPDSSRARSREVYLVGKGFKGAV
- a CDS encoding type VI secretion system PAAR protein, which produces MSGKKVVLLGDLGTDHEGFPPTPVINSSPDVFIDGKPVARVGDQLAPHSKPKHSPHPRTIASGSSTVFINGLPVATNGGAISCGGVTIGSSSVVVGDTHAPLPFSGVSGANSHSAPLSSESSTAETRSNGTQASSGAQLRNSTSSHDGGGAGSAATPSQASKDIDESGKTLRLGLFFDGTGNHRGHDQILANRDVTNVAKLYDLYRETTNIRRVYVRGPGTIDGKHTPDGFESQDDLMGLGLGIGPEGGHDRIGYALERMRRDIFSGDYDEVVFDVFGFSRGAALARHFVNLINEQPETVLLPQFKGASLFAPMLGVKSVSAFPPGVKARVNFVGLFDTVGSFYLPGDNANIDFNLNLSPSSAERVVHLTAHHEIRKNFPLSSILDADGNGPSHFKEIAVPGAHSDVGGGYENPDKGFENIEKIVLGIHSGLADGGHTQRTAIPQLEAKYARPGRAVVAVPQPNGDIHVQERRHTRKELAIYNLHRMYEFALQSDVPLRQMNTNNKDFQIPQDLQAALSSWHTSGGLLDASRDYLGGYIHTSDSIYRLGLEPDPSGNRTVFFNRPTKAITPLSKGVAHAQ
- a CDS encoding TrmH family RNA methyltransferase — translated: MKLDDIKKLHQKKYRQAFGHFLVEGEHLVLELEKACGQAPSTWGQAQLYVTSAYEHWRSPWPKHLISDRQMALLADTKTPQGILAVVPMPPASTESTAPGEKAVYLHEVQDPGNLGTILRTLAWFGGMRCLLSPGSVDPFNPKVVRASMGAIFHVPIETEVSLDSLARRYPRIACLDIGGEAIATPAFADHDCYLFGNEARGVPQEALNELAAQRFTIPGAAKIESLNLASAVNMAVYELNRGTIANVASPFKANQ
- a CDS encoding NAD(P)/FAD-dependent oxidoreductase; amino-acid sequence: MIRVTELALPLDHPEAALKAALLHRLKLKNDELLEFTVFKRSYDARKKNTEIKFVYIIDLEVKDEAAVLARFADDTHVRPAPDTAYYPVAQAPAGLEQRPVVVGLGPCGLFAALLLAQMGFKPIVLERGKDVRRRTKDTWALWRKKQLSPESNVQFGEGGAGLFSDGKLYSQIKDPKFYGRKVMAEFVKAGAPEEILYVSKPHIGTFRLTGVVSKMREEIIRLGGEIRFEQKVTDLLVDNGQVKGVELASGEQLMSRHVVMALGHSARETFRMLHQRGVFLEAKPFAIGFRIEHPQGLIDQARLGKYAGHPALGAADYKLVYHASNGRAVYSFCMCPGGTVVAATSEPGRVVTNGMSQYSRNERNANSGIVVNIDPNKDFPGGPLAGVELQEQLEANAYKLGGSDYCAPGQLVGDFIAGKPSEKLGEVVPSYKPGIRLGDLAPSLPAYAIDAIREALPAFGRQIRGFDRADAVLTGIETRTSSPVRITRDRDTLQSLNTRGLYPAGEGAGYAGGILSAGVDGIKVAEAVAKAMMAELDTAGSNPS
- a CDS encoding DUF2931 family protein, with protein sequence MRNNITARVAFSFLLLVLVTACSSEPREYDFAVSVAGGPEGWPVWVDEVIVDQSWRVPAGGIEHGFDQLPPMGGVAILGPKPAPSTVHARWFSYRTQTFYEVTLSLPEDLDDQLRKWFRDYPRDEYIHTLIIGFSGKGEALAWWEAFCNACNYDRSHDFNTPLIEDVQAEVVEGDPSGYRLQTQELIDEGSMPSPW
- a CDS encoding DUF2931 family protein, which encodes MCKGPAVGAIFIILLPIFASACSSEPREYDFAVSVAGGPQGWPVWVEDISFDEIWSARGGSLRGGYDHIPPGGGVVGISPKPAPRTVQARWFSFRTQTFYEVTFSLPDDLDGNLRQWYRDYPLEDYSHTLIVGFSGKGEALAWWEAFCNTCNYDRSHDFHIPLAENVVAEVVEGNPAWYEDITYQHVREGSIPLPPGMADSSAK
- a CDS encoding c-type cytochrome; this encodes MQNRSIQFLLFIALLALTPLAGASSVYSALAQLEDIVADDERRQASYDAGEERIRFCGYCHGRDGNSKRDYIPNLAGQHPLYLFEQFEKFGSGAREDYVMSQLAKTLTVEERINIAVFYSEQKAQPRQGADPRLAEKGGQFYDQRCAACHGKTAEGFRDMPRLASQPAEYVTLALKRFQGMDPTKHTSPMIGISAVLSETDIQALAAYLQGL
- a CDS encoding MBL fold metallo-hydrolase RNA specificity domain-containing protein, yielding MKLRFLGGTGTVTGSRYLLSDENHRLLVDCGMYQGVKTLRRRNWATFPVDPSTIDAVVLTHAHIDHSGYLPALVKNGFKGRIYCTKATHELCKVLLPDAGFLQEEDAKYAFRKKFSKHEKPEPLFTEKDAREALKHFESLHYHEKFEPVKGFEVSFTPAGHILGSSCVHVHHKGAARTVVFSGDVGRQNDLIMRPPEPLQHADVLVCESTYGDRTHGESDPEGDLAEIITKTSGRGGIVLMPAFAVGRAQMLLYVIHKLMGQGKIPKLPVYLNSPMAIKATEIFCQHHKEHKLNRAQCELMDEKTEFVRTVEESIELDAVRYPCVIVSASGMASGGRVLHHLKTLLPNPRNSVVFAGFQAPGTRGDALVSGAESVKIHGEYWPVKAEIHNLDSMSAHGDYNEILAWLEQGTLKPEKVYVTHGEPVASDTMRKRITEKFGWPAEVPELFEEVEI